From one Lycium ferocissimum isolate CSIRO_LF1 chromosome 7, AGI_CSIRO_Lferr_CH_V1, whole genome shotgun sequence genomic stretch:
- the LOC132062592 gene encoding uncharacterized protein LOC132062592 has product MEWSPKYAANAYLDTLKLCGKHKQMCNSCTGTQEPECNEFLSALAAGMSAKLIVEVTTEGSSTVALAAAARQTGGKLVCIIPELNLDKTQKVIQETGLNDMVEFKTGDPVEVLHNYENIDFSLVDCKTNDYDMLMEKLDVNPKRSVVVTNNVEGRKGVGGQLKKVENKVKVRSLQHPIGKGLEVTMIGKSTEFGKKEMRSKSGCYAHLKRGGQKQNGHVVKKGDKSKWVFAVDEKSGEEHIYRMPKSSGP; this is encoded by the exons ATGGAATGGTCCCCAAAATATGCTGCCAATGCATATCTTGACACCCTAAAGTTG TGTGGCAAACACAAGCAGATGTGCAATTCATGTACTGGAACACAAGAACCGGAGTGCAACGAGTTCTTATCAGCCTTAGCAGCTGGAATGAGCGCCAAGCTAATAGTCGAAGTCACCACCGAAGGCTCATCAACGGTGGCCTTAGCTGCTGCAGCTCGGCAAACAGGGGGCAAATTAGTGTGCATTATTCCCGAGCTAAACCTTGATAAAACGCAAAAAGTAATTCAAGAAACGGGGCTAAACGACATGGTAGAGTTCAAAACAGGTGACCCTGTTGAGGTCTTGCACAATTACGAGAACATTGATTTCTCGTTAGTTGATTGCAAGACGAATGATTATGACATGTTGATGGAGAAGCTCGACGTTAATCCCAAAAGATCGGTGGTTGTTACAAATAATGTAGAAGGGAGAAAAGGGGTAGGAGGACAGTTGAAGAAAGTGGAGAATAAAGTAAAGGTAAGGTCACTACAGCATCCGATTGGTAAAGGCTTAGAGGTAACTATGATTGGGAAAAGCACTGagtttgggaagaaagaaatgagaagCAAATCAGGATGTTATGCTCATTTAAAGAGAGGAGGACAGAAACAGAATGGACATGTAGTGAAGAAGGGTGATAAGAGCAAATGGGTTTTTGCTGTTGATGAAAAAAGTGGTGAAGAACATATTTATAGGATGCCAAAATCATCTGGACCTTGA
- the LOC132063774 gene encoding cytochrome b561 and DOMON domain-containing protein At3g61750, protein MNGISRMLVLSMFFAIFFGFQGEKNVVVMAIDEDAKALCSVNLAEFLPPPYGGLENMVCQPVWNSFLLRYSQSKDNVVTIVLSTIYTSGWVGMGFSHDGMMINSSCMAGWVTPAGHGKIKQYYVEGFTPSKIIPDKGELPLTTVPPLIYLQGATVYLAFQLKYPTPLKTQPMLLAFSSKYPQHHHLTSHEDKTTIKFDFSSGTTYAATATPSNYISSKKTHGVLGILGWGLFCPFGAIFARYFRSQQLWYYFHISAQFIGFILGLAGVVVGIQLNNKLQPHIPGHQGIGILILVLSILQVLAFFVRPDKDSKYRKYWNLYHRWVGRIALFFGAVNIVLGMHYAGAGQGWKIGYGFVLGSTMLACIILETMLRLKKLDEPTLPSNYSTTSI, encoded by the exons aTGAATGGAATCTCAAGAATGTTGGTGCTGTCAATGTTCTTTGcgattttttttggttttcaagGAGAGAAGAATGTGGTAGTTATGGCCATTGATGAAGATGCAAAAGCACTTTGTAGCGTTAATCTTGCAGAATTTCTTCCTCCGCCTTATGGTGGCCTTGAAAATATGGTTTGTCAACCTGTTTGGAACTCTTTCCTGCTGCGT TACTCTCAGAGTAAAGACAATGTGGTCACCATTGTGTTATCAACCATTTACACAAGTGGATGGGTAGGAATGGGGTTCTCCCACGACGGAATGATGATCAATTCTAGCTGTATGGCTGGATGGGTGACTCCTGCAGGTCATGGAAAAATCAAGCAGTATTATGTTGAAGGCTTCACTCCCTCGAAAATCATACCAGATAAAGGAGAGCTGCCATTGACAACTGTTCCACCTCTCATTTATCTTCAAGGTGCCACAGTTTACTTGGCCTTCCAGTTGAAGTATCCAACTCCGCTCAAAACTCAACCAATGTTACTAGCTTTCTCCAGCAAATATCCTCAACACCACCATCTAACCTCTCACGAAGATAAAACAACCATAAAATTTGACTTCTCTTCAG GTACTACATATGCTGCCACTGCTACACCTAGTAACTATATTAGCTCAAAGAAGACCCATGGGGTATTGGGTATATTGGGATGGGGACTATTCTGCCCCTTTGGAGCAATTTTTGCAAGATACTTTAGGAGCCAACAGTTATGGTACTACTTCCATATATCTGCTCAATTCATAGGATTCATACTAGGACTTGCCGGAGTGGTCGTTGGTATTCAGCTCAACAACAAGCTGCAACCCCATATTCCAGGACATCAAGGCATAGGCATTCTTATTCTTGTGCTTAGTATTCTTCAG GTTTTGGCATTCTTTGTACGACCGGATAAAGACAGCAAGTATCGCAAGTACTGGAATTTGTATCACCGTTGGGTGGGGAGGATTGCTCTCTTCTTTGGGGCTGTGAACATAGTATTGGGGATGCATTATGCAGGTGCAGGGCAAGGATGGAAAATAGGCTATGGATTTGTTCTCGGTTCAACAATGCTGGCATGCATCATCCTGGAAACGATGTTAAGGCTAAAGAAGTTGGATGAACCAACTCTTCCTTCAAATTACTCCACGACTTCAATCTAG
- the LOC132063773 gene encoding protein REDUCED CHLOROPLAST COVERAGE 1-like, producing MAPNKNGRGKTKGDKKKKEEKVLPVVMDITINLPDETQVILKGISTDRIIDVRRLLSVNTTTCNITNFSLSHELRGPRLKETVDVSALKPCILTLVEEDYDEESATAHVRRLLDIVACTTSFGPSGTTGKELKTDSSKNARGAQDNKSAKKSNKSRGNDKSSSPPQTPSPATAAAQQLGKDAAASVDVDGEMSNTCPKIGSFYEFFSLSHLTPPLQFIRRATRQQDDQVLPDDHLFSLEVKLCNGKLVIIEACKKGFYNFGKQGILCHNLVDLLRQLSRAFDNAYDDLMKAFLDRNKFGNLPYGFRANTWLIPPVAAQLPAVFPPLPVEDENWGANGGGLGRDGKSDLLPYANEFSNVASMPCKTTEERQIRDRKAFLLHSLFVDVAIFRAISAVKHVMEKVKPGHCDSNGEIIFNETVGDLSIFVTKDASNASCKVDTKIDGFQATGIAMKNLMERNLLKGITADENTAAHDIATLGVLNVRHCGYIATVKVQRKENDKVGSPLQSMELPDQPDGGANALNINSLRLLLHKKVDNKVMHSKPTETEETDYSQSFVNRILEESLTKLEEEKIEGDSFIRWELGACWIQHLQDQKKSEKDKKPPIEKTKNEMKVEGLGIPLKSLKNRKKSTDGTNIESQSESFKSVSEGVGGGSEKAVLQSGESQFEKDTDQNQVVLKALLSEAGFTRLKESETGLHLKSLEELIDLSQKYYNEVALPKLVADFGSLELSPVDGRTLTDFMHTRGLRMRSLGQVVKLSEKLSHVQSLCIHEMIVRAFKHILQAVIASVVDVEDMAGIIAAALNMMLGVPENDDPNEYGVDSLIWRWLELFLKKRYEWDVGSLNYKDVRKFAILRGLCHKVGIELVPRDYDMTSSNPFQKVDIVSLVPVHKQAACSSADGRQLLESSKTALDKGKLEDAVSYGTKALAKLVAVCGPYHRMTAGAYSLLAVVLYHTGDFNQATIYQQKALDINERELGLDHPDTMKSYGDLAVFYYRLQHTELALKYVKRALYLLHLTCGPSHPNTAATYINVAMMEEGLGNVHVALRYLHKALKCNQKLLGPDHIQTAASYHAIAIALSLMEAYPLSVQHEQTTLQILRAKLGPDDLRTQDAAAWLEYFESKAFEQQEAARNGTKKPDASIASKGHLSVSDLLDYINPNPDAKGRDVGSKRKGFVSKAFISQVKGKTDQSNVAIPNSDTSKDVLKEESDEEKQIVEDHTDPKINMKPIDTVIESHHNRDGGIAENKPIQSGPLLKEASIEKSMVREVLSEPSAEADDGWQPVQRPRSGGFYGRRRRQRRQTISKVIGYQKKDSVSDVEPAKLKNNYQASKYYVLKKRTSPGSYADYYIAKGQTPGTKLGRKVIKAVAYRVKSVSSSVKDAVPEISTTGGDVLTTSSEQVQVSATREVGSLSKRSSIVNLGKSPSYKEVALAPPGTISMLQERVSEDKIPDNQDGLKLGEESNGAEENSKVMRRDAESIKKENIQDLVTAFADQEKSETVATDKKEEIQMSDLKGGEISDVISADASSQPGHVDVSPMEQGTVETHNVPTSDNSPKVDPCEKDSSSNLNPSCISNMTLQDMDHLKVQAASSPTSDASRELSRKLSASAAPFSPSPAVPRVAPLPMNITLPSPPGTRPPVGPWPVNMSLHQGPPSMLPNPMCSSPHHLYPSPPHTPNMMHPLRFIYPPYSQPQTLPPSTFPMNSSTFHPNHYAWQCNIAPNVSEYVPTTVWPGCHPVEFSVSPPVIEPITDSVSAAKEPSDNPESISLTTSLPVDLNTGDVVKEEVNLPASETVGSLAAVGSEKERTSSTSDSHVVTLSSDQSKEDNGSNEKAGSCSDNYVQRNLTETDNEKTFNILVRGRRNRKQTLRMPISLLKRPYSSQPFKAVYSRVIKETEVPRSTSFDPHEHGIATAT from the exons ATGGCACCCAACAAGAATGGTCGTGGCAAGACCAAGGgagacaagaaaaagaaagaagagaagg TTCTTCCAGTTGTAATGGATATTACGATAAACCTTCCAGACGAGACTCAAGTTATTTTAAAG GGAATATCTACAGATAGGATTATCGATGTTCGTCGATTACTATCAGTGAACACAACAACTTGTAATATCACCAATTTCTCACTGTCTCATGAG TTAAGGGGTCCACGTTTAAAAGAAACAGTGGACGTTTCCGCACTGAAGCCCTGCATCCTCACTCTTGTCGAAG AGGACTACGATGAAGAAAGCGCAACGGCGCACGTTAGAAGGCTGTTGGATATCGTCGCTTGTACAACGAGTTTTGGGCCGTCAGGAACTACAGGCAAAGAGTTGAAAACCGACTCAAGCAAGAATGCGCGGGGTGCGCAGGATAACAAGAGCGCCAAAAAATCCAACAAGTCTCGGGGAAATGATAAGTCATCGTCGCCGCCACAAACACCGTCTCCGGCGACGGCGGCGGCTCAACAGCTAGGTAAAGATGCGGCGGCGTCGGTGGACGTGGACGGAGAGATGAGCAACACGTGTCCTAAGATTGGAAGCTTCTATGAGTTCTTCTCGCTTTCTCATCTCACTCCTCCTCTTCAGT TCATAAGAAGAGCAACAAGACAGCAAGATGATCAAGTTTTGCCAGATGATCATCTTTTCTCTCTTGAA GTGAAACTTTGTAATGGAAAGCTGGTTATCATTGAAGCTTGCAAAAAAGGATTTTACAACTTTGGAAAGCAAGGGATTCTTTGTCACAATCTTGTTGATTTATTGAGACAACTCAGTAGAGCATTTGACAAT GCTTACGATGATCTCATGAAAGCATTCTTAGACCGTAATAAG TTTGGGAATCTTCCCTACGGATTCCGAGCCAACACATGGCTTATACCACCTGTGGCAGCACAGTTGCCAGCAGTCTTTCCACCTCTACCTGTGGAGGATGAAAACTGGGGAGCAAATGGAGGTGGTCTAGGCCGAGATGGAAAATCTGATTTGTTACCTTATGCCAATGAATTCTCGAATGTTGCATCCATGCCTTGTAAGACAACAGAGGAGAGGCAGATCCGAGACAGGAAGGCATTTCTTCTTCATAGTTTATTTGTTGATGTCGCCATTTTCCGAGCCATTTCAGCTGTAAAGCATGTCATGGAGAAAGTTAAACCAGGTCATTGTGATTCGAATGGAGAAATCATCTTTAACGAGACAGTTGGGGACTTGAGCATCTTTGTTACCAAAGATGCTTCGAATGCTAGCTGCAAAGTAGATACCAAAATTGATGGATTTCAAGCAACTGGAATAGCTATGAAGAATCTCATGGAAAGAAATTTATTGAAGGGGATAACTGCTGATGAAAATACTGCTGCCCAT GATATTGCTACTTTAGGTGTTTTGAATGTAAGGCACTGTGGTTACATTGCAACTGTAAAagttcaaagaaaagaaaatgacaaaGTGGGCAGCCCACTGCAAAGCATGGAACTTCCTGATCAGCCTGATGGTGGTGCAAATGCCCTCAATATCAACAG TTTACGCTTGCTCCTTCACAAGAAAGTGGATAACAAGGTAATGCATTCAAAACCTACAGAAACTGAAGAGACAGATTACTCTCAGTCATTTGTAAACAGAATACTAGAAGAGAGTCTTACCAAACttgaagaagagaaaatagAAGGTGATTCTTTCATCAGATGGGAACTTGGTGCATGCTGGATACAGCACTTACAAGATCAGAAGAAATCAGAGAAGGACAAGAAACCCCCCATTGAGAAGACAAAAAATGAGATGAAGGTTGAGGGACTTGGAATACCTCTTAAGTCCCTTAAGAACAGAAAGAAGAGCACAGATGGAACTAACATAGAATCCCAGTCTGAAAGCTTCAAATCTGTCTCAGAGGGTGTTGGTGGGGGGTCAGAAAAAGCTGTCCTGCAGTCTGGAGAGTCTCAGTTTGAGAAGGATACGGATCAAAATCAGGTCGTCCTCAAGGCATTGTTGTCTGAGGCTGGTTTTACAAGGTTGAAAGAGTCAGAGACTGGACTTCACCTTAAG TCTTTGGAAGAGCTGATTGATCTGTCACAGAAGTATTACAATGAAGTTGCCCTACCAAAGCTG GTGGCTGATTTTGGCTCTTTGGAACTCTCACCAGTAGATGGTCGAACCTTAACTGATTTCATGCATACCCGGGGTCTACGTATGCGTTCTCTTGGACAAGTA GTTAAACTTTCTGAGAAGTTATCACATGTGCAATCTCTTTGTATACACGAGATGATAGTCCGAGCTTTTAAACATATTCTGCAAGCAGTTATTGCATCGGTTGTTGACGTTGAGGATATGGCTGGGATAATTGCTGCTGCTTTGAATATGATGCTAGGGGTACCTGAAAATGACGATCCAAATGAGTACGGCGTCGATTCTTTGATCTGGAGATGGCTGGAATTATTTTTGAAGAAGCGATATGAATGGGATGTTGGCAGCCTAAATTACAAAGATGTGAGGAAATTTGCAATCCTTCGTGGTTTATGCCATAAG GTGGGAATTGAACTGGTTCCAAGAGATTATGATATGACTTCCTCAAATCCTTTTCAGAAAGTAGACATTGTCAGCCTAGTACCAGTGCATAAG CAAGCTGCTTGCTCTTCTGCAGATGGAAGGCAGCTTTTGGAATCATCCAAAACAGCTCTGGATAAGGGAAAACTTGAAGATGCTGTCAGCTATGGGACTAAG GCTCTCGCCAAGCTGGTCGCAGTATGTGGTCCATACCATCGAATGACAGCTGGAGCTTATAGCCTTCTTGCTGTTGTTCTGTATCACACCGGTGATTTTAATCAG GCCACAATCTATCAGCAAAAGGCCTTGGACATAAATGAAAGAGAGTTGGGCCTCGATCACCCAGACACCATGAAAAGTTATGGTGATCTTGCAGTTTTCTATTACCGACTTCAACACACAGAGTTGGCTCTCAA GTATGTAAAACGAGCTCTTTATTTGTTGCATCTCACATGTGGCCCCTCACATCCAAACACTGCGGCGACATATATTAACGTGGCTATGATGGAGGAAGGGCTCGGTAATGTGCATGTTGCCCTCAGATATCTCCATAAAGCTTTGAAGTGTAACCAAAAGTTACTCGGTCCAGACCATATTCAG ACAGCTGCAAGTTACCATGCTATAGCAATTGCACTCTCTTTGATGGAGGCTTATCCTTTGAGTGTTCAGCATGAACAAACAACCTTGCAGATACTTCGAGCAAAGCTTGGTCCAGATGATCTACGCACACAG GATGCTGCTGCGTGGCTTGAGTATTTTGAGTCAAAGGCTTTTGAACAGCAAGAAGCTGCTCGGAATGGAACTAAGAAGCCTGATGCATCAATAGCTAGCAAGGGTCATTTGAG TGTGTCAGATTTGCTCGACTACATCAATCCAAATCCTGATGCCAAAGGGAGAGATGTTGgatcaaaaagaaaaggttttGTCTCAAAG GCTTTTATTTCTCAGGTGAAGGGAAAAACTGATCAAAGCAATGTTGCCATACCAAACTCTGACACTTCTAAAGATGTCCTAAAAGAAGAGTCAGATGAGGAGAAACAAATTGTCGAAGATCATACTGATCCCAAGATTAATATGAAACCCATTGACACGGTAATTGAATCCCATCACAATAGAGATGGTGGAATTGCTGAGAACAAACCCATCCAATCTGGGCCCTTGCTGAAGGAAGCTTCAATTGAGAAGTCTATGGTCCGTGAAGTCTTATCTGAACCTTCTGCTGAAGCAGATGATGGATGGCAGCCAGTGCAGAGACCAAGGTCAGGTGGTTTCTATGGACGAAGACGAAGGCAGAGGCGTCAAACCATCAGTAAGGTCATTGGTTACCAGAAAAAGGACTCAGTTTCTGATGTTGAGCCTGCTAAATTGAAGAATAACTATCAAGCTAGTAAATATTATGTCTTAAAGAAACGGACATCTCCAGGAAGTTATGCAGATTATTACATAGCAAAAGGTCAAACTCCTGGTACCAAACTTGGTCGAAAAGTCATAAAAGCTGTAGCCTACCGTGTAAAGTCTGTGTCATCTTCTGTGAAAGATGCTGTTCCTGAGATCTCCACAACTGGAGGAGATGTGTTAACTACTTCATCAGAGCAGGTCCAAGTTTCTGCAACAAGAGAGGTTGGATCACTATCAAAGAGAAGTTCGATAGTAAACCTAGGAAAATCTCCTTCCTATAAGGAAGTAGCACTTGCCCCACCAGGTACCATCTCTATGTTGCAGGAGAGAGTTTCTGAAGATAAAATTCCTGATAATCAAGACGGTCTGAAACTTGGAGAGGAGAGCAATGGAGCAGAAGAAAATTCCAAAGTAATGAGAAGAGATGCGGAATCCATCAAGAAAGAGAACATTCAGGATCTTGTTACAGCTTTTGCTGATCAGGAAAAAAGTGAAACAGTAGCTActgacaaaaaagaagaaattcaaaTGAGTGATCTCAAAGGTGGTGAAATTTCAGATGTGATATCTGCAGATGCATCTAGTCAACCTGGCCATGTTGATGTTAGTCCAATGGAACAGGGTACTGTCGAGACTCATAATGTTCCTACTTCTGACAATTCTCCCAAAGTGGATCCCTGTGAAAAGGACTCATCAAGTAATTTAAATCCTAGCTGTATCTCGAATATGACCTTGCAAGATATGGATCATCTGAAGGTACAAGCTGCGTCATCACCTACAAGTGATGCAAGTCGAGAATTGTCCAGAAAGCTATCCGCATCAGCAGCACCATTCAGCCCGTCACCAGCTGTTCCCCGCGTAGCACCATTACCTATGAACATTACTCTCCCTTCTCCTCCTGGAACACGACCACCTGTTGGCCCTTGGCCAGTGAACATGTCTCTTCATCAAGGACCACCTTCCATGTTGCCCAATCCAATGTGCTCCTCCCCTCATCACCTGTACCCTTCACCTCCACACACCCCAAACATGATGCACCCATTGCGCTTTATTTACCCTCCATATTCTCAACCCCAGACGTTACCTCCAAGTACATTCCCCATGAATAGCAGCACTTTCCATCCGAATCATTATGCTTGGCAATGCAATATAGCTCCTAATGTATCAGAGTACGTTCCTACCACAGTTTGGCCTGGCTGCCACCCAGTCGAGTTTTCTGTCTCACCACCTGTGATTGAGCCTATAACTGACTCAGTTTCCGCTGCTAAGGAGCCATCTGATAATCCTGAAAGCATTAGTTTGACAACAAGCTTACCGGTAGATCTCAACACTGGGGATGTAGTCAAGGAAGAAGTAAATCTTCCAGCATCAGAAACGGTGGGGAGCTTAGCTGCGGTTGGATCAGAAAAAGAGCGAACAAGCAGCACCTCAGATTCACATGTTGTTACCCTGTCCAGTGATCAATCAAAAGAGGACAATGGATCAAATGAGAAGGCCGGAAGTTGCAGTGATAATTATGTGCAGAGAAATCTTACGGAGACTGATAATGAGAAGACCTTCAACATTTTGGTACGGGGCCGGAGGAACCGCAAACAAACTCTAAGAATGCCAATAAGTTTGCTCAAGAGACCATATTCTTCTCAGCCCTTCAAAGCTGTATATAGCAGGGTTATAAAAGAGACTGAGGTTCCCAGGTCTACCAGCTTTGATCCACATGAACATGGCATAGCTACTGCTACTTGA